AAATTATGTTGCTAAATTTGGAAGAATCGATGTTACTAAAGTGAGAAATGTTGTTCAGTTAACTATTGAAGAAAACGTCTAATCCCTTCGATTTGTATATATTATCAAATCTTACTCCAACTCTTCTAACTAATCTACTATCTTTTTGTAAAATTTGTTTTAATAATTCAATTGATTCTGTATAAGCTCTCTCTTTACTTATACCAGTTTTAAAAGTTTTACTTTTACTTACGATGTCTAAGTCCTGCATGATAGTTACCACAGTCATTCTCTTAGGTATACCTTCTATTTTGTTGTATGCTTCATCTATAGCTTTTTTCAGATAAAGTTCTATCACTTTTATATCTCTAGTATTTTTAGGTAATGTCAAATATCTTCCATGCGGTACCCTTTCTTTATTTAATACCGGCTCAAAATAAGAGTTTGTGGCTAATCTATAAAGATAAAATGCCTTAGCTTCCCCTATCTCTTCTTTTAATTTATCAAATGAAACAGATAAAATATCTATCAACTTATTTACACCTAATGAATGAAGTCTTTCAGAAATAACATTACCTACACCAGGAACCTCATCTATATCAATACTTTTGATGAACTCCTCTATTTCTTCTGGTTTTACTACTCCTAATCCATTTGGTTTTACTCTATCTGCAATGATTTTTGCAAAAACCTTATTTGGTGCGATTCCAACTGTTACTGTAATCTTTTCCTTCTCCATTATTTCTCGTTTTAATTTTTTTCCTAATTCTATCGCCTCTTCAAAATTTTTCACCTTGCTAGTTATATCGATGTAGGCCTCGTCTATGCTAGCTATTTCAATTTTATCCGAATAGCTACTGATTATGCTCATTATTCTATTAGAAACCTCAGTATATACTTCTTTGTGCATTGGAACGAATATTGCATTTGGTGCTAATTCCATTGCTCTTGATATAGGCATTCCAGCTTTTACTCCTAACTTCCTAGCTTCATAATTAGCTGTCGCTACAGCTCCACTTTTCTCATTTCTACCAGAATAAACACAGACTATAAGAGGTTTTCCTTTATATTGAGGATTTAAAACTTCCTCTACTTGAGCAAAGAAATAATCAAAATCCACAAACAATATTATCATATACATTTTACCTTAGGCTCATAGATTTTTAGTGCTTCATGCACTTCATTAAGATTTGGTGAGCTTATTCCGCCAAGCCTTTGTATCTTAATTGCAGATGCGGTCACAGCTAATTTTAATCCTTCTTCAATACTTAATCCTTCTAAAAGAGAGTAATTGAACGTAGCGTCAAAAACATCTCCTGCACCAGTCGTATCTACAATATTGTCTACTTTGTATGCTTCAACATAGCACTCTTGATTTTCAGTAATTACTTTCGCTCCTTTTTCTCCCATTTTAATTACAATGATTTTAGCTCTAATCTTATCTAAATTAATTGCCTTACTTTCTTTCTCATTTAGGTAAA
The sequence above is drawn from the Sulfurisphaera tokodaii str. 7 genome and encodes:
- a CDS encoding DNA polymerase IV; the protein is MIILFVDFDYFFAQVEEVLNPQYKGKPLIVCVYSGRNEKSGAVATANYEARKLGVKAGMPISRAMELAPNAIFVPMHKEVYTEVSNRIMSIISSYSDKIEIASIDEAYIDITSKVKNFEEAIELGKKLKREIMEKEKITVTVGIAPNKVFAKIIADRVKPNGLGVVKPEEIEEFIKSIDIDEVPGVGNVISERLHSLGVNKLIDILSVSFDKLKEEIGEAKAFYLYRLATNSYFEPVLNKERVPHGRYLTLPKNTRDIKVIELYLKKAIDEAYNKIEGIPKRMTVVTIMQDLDIVSKSKTFKTGISKERAYTESIELLKQILQKDSRLVRRVGVRFDNIYKSKGLDVFFNS